The following proteins are encoded in a genomic region of Sphingopyxis macrogoltabida:
- a CDS encoding type-F conjugative transfer system secretin TraK, with protein MTFSVSTLCLASGAPLLFRIDSHLLRGLGAALFTVGFVMAATPAFADENILAVDNGEVRCRASKADLTRISLKDDRFVSVSRVQTGVEGQDFSIVHEPTRGDIYISVPEAYSKPNISFFGTTQKGLVYKFDCQIGGESAVQVFVGNADIENPSAKPEVLTASGSLQDRAVGLVRAMFEQRPVTGFEIRDAARAPVNVGDMKVQLLTEYRSPTMTGKVLRIENTSASPVALREELIAGDGAIAVTISNPNLASGQATAAYVVVPAGR; from the coding sequence ATGACCTTCTCTGTCTCGACGCTCTGCCTTGCCTCGGGCGCGCCGCTGCTTTTCCGCATCGACAGCCATCTTCTTCGCGGGCTTGGCGCTGCACTTTTCACTGTCGGATTCGTCATGGCGGCCACGCCAGCTTTTGCTGACGAAAACATCCTCGCCGTCGATAATGGAGAGGTTCGCTGCCGGGCATCCAAGGCCGACCTGACGCGTATTTCGCTGAAGGATGACCGGTTCGTGTCGGTATCCCGAGTGCAAACTGGCGTCGAGGGTCAAGACTTCTCGATCGTCCATGAACCCACCCGCGGCGATATCTACATCTCGGTCCCCGAAGCTTATTCGAAGCCGAACATCTCCTTTTTCGGGACGACGCAAAAGGGCCTTGTCTACAAGTTCGACTGCCAGATTGGCGGTGAAAGCGCCGTGCAGGTTTTCGTGGGCAACGCCGATATCGAAAATCCGTCCGCCAAACCTGAGGTCCTTACAGCATCGGGTTCGTTGCAGGATCGCGCTGTCGGGCTCGTCAGGGCCATGTTCGAACAGCGCCCGGTGACCGGCTTCGAGATCCGCGATGCGGCGCGTGCCCCGGTCAACGTCGGGGACATGAAAGTTCAGCTCCTCACCGAGTATCGCAGTCCGACGATGACCGGAAAGGTCCTGCGCATCGAGAATACCAGCGCCTCACCGGTCGCGCTTCGTGAAGAGCTCATCGCCGGTGACGGCGCAATCGCCGTCACAATTTCCAACCCCAACCTCGCAAGCGGGCAGGCGACTGCTGCTTACGTGGTCGTGCCTGCAGGAAGGTAA
- a CDS encoding TrbI F-type domain-containing protein encodes MTDLFDHMAAPATPASAKASQVRPRSRFAALSAREILLFAGAATTFVWGAWVTKSVAAQGSGQQEFVQLQLQGIIGEYLQAQARSNADEQTAARQTAVFMAALDETVSGLSRSGKVVLVHEAIVGGEVPDVTQSVKTAVYAKVPRPQPAQALGAAPQGQAARVEQEMQAFMAANQGRQRDGKP; translated from the coding sequence ATGACGGACCTTTTCGACCATATGGCTGCGCCTGCCACACCCGCGTCTGCAAAGGCCTCGCAGGTCAGACCTCGCAGTCGCTTTGCCGCGCTGTCGGCTCGCGAAATCCTCCTGTTCGCGGGCGCGGCGACGACCTTTGTCTGGGGGGCCTGGGTCACCAAGAGTGTTGCCGCACAGGGGTCAGGGCAGCAGGAATTCGTCCAGCTTCAGCTGCAGGGCATCATCGGGGAGTATCTCCAGGCACAGGCACGCTCGAACGCTGACGAGCAAACCGCCGCACGGCAAACCGCTGTCTTCATGGCAGCGCTGGATGAGACCGTCTCCGGCCTGTCGAGATCCGGGAAAGTCGTGCTCGTTCACGAGGCGATTGTGGGGGGCGAAGTTCCCGACGTTACGCAGAGCGTGAAGACTGCCGTTTACGCAAAGGTTCCGCGTCCCCAACCGGCGCAGGCGCTCGGCGCTGCTCCTCAGGGGCAGGCGGCCCGCGTTGAACAAGAGATGCAGGCCTTTATGGCTGCCAATCAGGGACGTCAGCGCGATGGCAAACCCTGA
- a CDS encoding conjugal transfer protein TraN, translating to MNGLRILAVSLALAACGHLAHAQMAASDARVEGEAIAKGVRDTTSSGILGNGSAANVPGFQGTDIPSRDFVDDPVGLTAAGEAQRYRDEYRVIVDPYRTRFDSDTVDLSAGRLIEADPDAYLGAGGGPGGAAGACNPLPPGGTGTTTYLESCNAGSQPFAEARICNASLQIQTEGRRTWEYSCETEEFADRNEMCPMLAQAPGSSSCTLERTVRVGQRCLQWVEEEFGRRWCAEPGEPFFRQFWQCPFRLSGVPGGIERNTSRIVGESVDEAACQSATNGATCTLASEVCTAPGETRVINGLSVTRSCWEWQRTYQCEGVAPANDCGALEARGDCRFSHDECLSFDADGVTCNVHDRWYQCAIPGAGSPPPPAYVCAGDLYCINGECTQVEREASTEFKDAMVAMNVMGELRDGFDPDRLKIFSGEHLRCTRKVFGLSNCCSGKGVPLLTPFLCDREDREVDKRDDAGLCRFIGTYCSARVLGVCVTRKQSYCCYGSKLVRILNEQGKAQLGMRWGTPQRPDCEGFLIAQFQQLDLSRMDFREVYAEFVDAAKLPDEIDMSIQIQQKIQNYYNTNGGT from the coding sequence GTGAATGGCCTGCGCATCCTTGCGGTCTCCCTTGCGCTTGCGGCTTGCGGTCATCTTGCGCACGCTCAGATGGCGGCCAGTGATGCGAGGGTAGAAGGCGAAGCAATCGCAAAGGGTGTTCGTGACACCACGTCATCGGGCATTCTTGGCAATGGTTCGGCGGCAAACGTGCCGGGCTTTCAGGGCACGGATATTCCTTCGCGCGATTTTGTCGACGATCCTGTCGGGCTGACGGCGGCGGGAGAAGCGCAGCGGTATCGCGATGAGTACCGCGTGATCGTTGATCCCTACAGGACCCGGTTCGATTCCGACACTGTCGACCTGTCTGCCGGTCGCCTGATTGAAGCTGACCCCGACGCCTATCTAGGCGCTGGTGGTGGGCCCGGAGGAGCAGCAGGAGCCTGCAACCCCTTGCCTCCGGGAGGGACGGGCACCACGACTTATCTCGAAAGCTGCAATGCCGGCTCGCAGCCCTTTGCGGAGGCGCGCATCTGTAATGCGTCGTTGCAGATCCAGACCGAGGGACGACGCACCTGGGAGTATTCTTGCGAAACCGAAGAGTTTGCTGATCGCAATGAGATGTGTCCGATGCTTGCCCAAGCACCGGGCTCCAGCTCTTGCACTCTCGAGCGCACCGTTCGGGTAGGGCAAAGGTGCCTGCAGTGGGTGGAAGAGGAATTTGGTCGCAGGTGGTGTGCTGAGCCGGGTGAGCCCTTCTTCCGCCAGTTCTGGCAATGCCCCTTTCGGCTAAGCGGCGTACCGGGCGGGATTGAACGCAATACCTCGCGGATCGTCGGCGAGAGCGTTGACGAGGCCGCCTGTCAGAGCGCCACGAATGGTGCCACCTGCACGCTTGCAAGCGAGGTCTGCACGGCGCCTGGAGAGACGCGGGTCATCAATGGTCTTTCGGTGACGCGCAGCTGTTGGGAGTGGCAGCGTACCTATCAGTGTGAAGGGGTGGCTCCTGCCAATGACTGTGGTGCCCTTGAGGCGCGTGGCGATTGCAGGTTCAGCCATGACGAGTGCCTGAGCTTTGACGCAGATGGTGTGACCTGCAACGTCCATGATCGCTGGTATCAGTGCGCCATTCCCGGCGCGGGATCGCCGCCGCCGCCCGCCTATGTCTGTGCAGGGGATCTCTATTGCATCAATGGGGAATGCACTCAGGTCGAGCGCGAGGCATCGACCGAGTTCAAGGACGCGATGGTCGCCATGAACGTCATGGGCGAGCTGCGGGACGGGTTTGATCCCGACCGGCTGAAGATCTTCAGCGGCGAGCATTTGCGCTGCACCCGCAAGGTCTTTGGCCTTTCGAACTGCTGCAGCGGCAAGGGCGTGCCGCTTCTCACGCCGTTCCTGTGCGACCGCGAGGACCGTGAGGTCGACAAGCGGGATGATGCAGGTCTGTGCCGCTTTATCGGGACCTATTGCTCAGCCCGCGTGCTCGGCGTTTGCGTGACCCGCAAGCAGTCATACTGCTGCTACGGCAGTAAGCTCGTCCGGATTCTGAATGAGCAGGGCAAGGCGCAGCTTGGGATGCGGTGGGGGACGCCGCAGCGCCCTGACTGCGAAGGCTTTCTGATCGCCCAGTTCCAGCAGCTTGATTTGAGCCGCATGGATTTCCGGGAAGTTTATGCCGAGTTCGTTGATGCGGCAAAGCTGCCTGACGAGATCGATATGTCGATCCAGATCCAGCAGAAAATTCAGAACTACTACAACACCAACGGTGGGACCTGA
- the traW gene encoding type-F conjugative transfer system protein TraW, with protein sequence MSATASSGGAVSGQSVDHGQMGQTWSIAEPDLLSVIKARLDHAAATGKLDQMNRQFAEKVKARVMRPVPVSGISPAEETRSWEFDPSIRIDKDIRDHKGNLIAVAGQRVNPLAAAALSKKLLFVDGDDPAEVEWAMKHGGDARAKIVFVDGSPFELMKAHQRRFYFDQDGRLTTYFGIRRTPALVEQRGDVLIVTEQAIARKGRGA encoded by the coding sequence GTGTCAGCGACGGCTTCGAGCGGCGGGGCAGTGTCGGGGCAAAGCGTCGACCACGGGCAGATGGGCCAGACATGGTCCATTGCTGAGCCAGATCTCCTGAGCGTTATCAAGGCGCGGCTCGACCATGCGGCTGCGACCGGAAAACTCGATCAGATGAATCGCCAGTTCGCCGAGAAGGTGAAGGCGAGGGTGATGCGCCCGGTCCCGGTCTCCGGGATTTCGCCTGCAGAAGAGACCCGGAGTTGGGAGTTCGATCCGTCGATCCGGATCGACAAGGACATCCGTGATCACAAGGGGAACCTGATTGCTGTGGCGGGTCAGCGCGTCAATCCTCTTGCCGCCGCTGCGCTTAGCAAGAAGCTCCTCTTTGTTGATGGTGACGATCCGGCAGAAGTCGAATGGGCGATGAAGCACGGGGGCGATGCGCGCGCCAAGATCGTCTTCGTTGATGGCTCTCCCTTCGAGCTCATGAAGGCTCACCAGCGCCGGTTCTACTTTGATCAGGACGGCCGTCTTACCACCTATTTCGGGATACGCCGGACCCCGGCGCTGGTCGAGCAGCGCGGCGACGTCCTCATAGTCACTGAGCAAGCCATTGCGCGCAAGGGGAGGGGGGCATGA
- a CDS encoding S26 family signal peptidase, which produces MAISAICLVAGALSAASKWSENHALMINVTDSLPNWAFMVEARRFPVRGDYVVFHPGHDPITVKYFGAKPAAFTKIALGLPGDTVTRIGNDVHVNGKRVATIKPMTKRADPLAAGPLGVVPEGCIFAGTPHKDGFDSRYAHIGFVCRDRLVGTGQPIL; this is translated from the coding sequence ATGGCGATCTCTGCTATCTGTCTCGTTGCAGGTGCCCTCAGCGCAGCTTCGAAGTGGAGCGAGAACCACGCGCTGATGATCAACGTGACGGACTCGCTCCCGAACTGGGCGTTCATGGTAGAGGCGAGGCGTTTTCCGGTGCGCGGGGACTATGTGGTTTTCCATCCCGGTCATGATCCCATTACGGTCAAGTATTTTGGGGCGAAGCCGGCGGCTTTCACCAAGATCGCTCTTGGTCTGCCAGGCGACACGGTGACGCGCATCGGCAATGATGTGCACGTCAACGGGAAGCGCGTGGCGACCATCAAACCTATGACGAAGCGAGCCGATCCTCTTGCCGCTGGCCCGCTTGGAGTTGTGCCGGAGGGCTGCATTTTTGCAGGCACTCCGCACAAGGACGGGTTCGACAGCCGCTATGCGCATATCGGTTTTGTGTGCCGCGACCGGCTTGTCGGCACCGGGCAGCCAATCCTGTGA
- the traC gene encoding type IV secretion system protein TraC has translation MLQAFTNIIDLVTGDARKPEQNARPASVPMLSHFLGYRSFDEEKRIFHQVRSKGFIIELAPLVGANDRVNDVIGSLFSDILLPGTKFSVTNYSSPRVAEKLQTWALPRYKASGVFQTLARHRVDKLRNGAWSTLASDGPFFVRSFRVLLAVGISDGSGLSTDDLLTMREGIISALDSIDVPVKEFAPTDLIRFFDEVLAPSTGAGDEVPGYNRFDPINEQCIRRDLVTHVGRDRLVLEAQSLRPTGSSVDGVPELKDYVPERFDVRTMAVRNFPDRWAPWDSQKVIGDIFNPKLSLPCPVLQTACGVIPNQESSEAKAGYKFVRTSSLAEGKGVKLVPKLRTEAAEWQFVADRVKQGEKLVSCYYAVTIIAPKGRGEPCERTLKALYKASGWDLIDETHIQLPAFMAHFPLLLADGLDSDLKRMKRMRTMRSANLAAIAPIQGEYIGGNIPHLLFIGRRGQPQFWSPFQNSAGNHNVAISGKSGSGKSVLLQDLTASFAGVGAKTIVIDDGRSFEHMAKALGGTFTEFKLSSGISINPFRMIDETLAEGDDDYLVDCLAMLKSIVSQMARNETRLNDTERGLIDQAVNLVWDTHGRDGTIDHVMQALKGHEHPFAYDLATSLLPFAAKGTYGKFFLGDANLDLSADLTVFELSDLATRVELRGVVLTSIMFIASQVMRRMDRAIPKPLIIDEAWQMLKGGAMADFVETYSRTCRKYGGALITATQSIHDYYKSEGSRAALENSDWFLILQQKGETISDFRNSDRFEMDNMTEALLRSLKRNGTDYSDIFIRGPETECVARLVLDRFSGTLYSSSPHVFAQIEDYLHRGYRMPEAIEAVAFPEQHQVPEDLPMREAAE, from the coding sequence ATGCTGCAGGCCTTCACCAATATCATCGATCTGGTAACCGGCGATGCTCGCAAGCCTGAGCAGAACGCCCGGCCTGCCAGCGTTCCAATGCTCTCACATTTCCTCGGATATCGCTCGTTCGATGAGGAGAAGCGTATCTTTCATCAGGTCCGCTCGAAGGGTTTCATCATCGAGCTCGCGCCGCTTGTCGGTGCAAACGACCGGGTCAATGATGTGATCGGGTCGCTGTTTTCCGACATTCTTCTTCCCGGCACCAAGTTCTCGGTAACGAACTATTCGAGCCCGCGCGTTGCCGAGAAACTGCAGACCTGGGCGTTGCCGCGTTACAAGGCTTCGGGGGTTTTCCAGACGCTCGCCCGCCATCGCGTCGACAAATTGCGCAATGGAGCATGGTCGACACTTGCCAGCGATGGCCCGTTCTTTGTGCGGAGCTTTCGCGTGTTGCTGGCAGTCGGGATAAGTGACGGTTCGGGCCTTTCGACCGATGACCTCCTGACCATGCGCGAGGGGATCATTTCTGCCCTCGATTCCATCGATGTCCCGGTCAAGGAATTCGCTCCGACCGACCTCATCCGCTTCTTCGATGAGGTCCTCGCCCCGTCCACTGGCGCTGGCGATGAAGTGCCGGGATACAACCGGTTCGATCCCATCAATGAGCAATGCATCAGGCGGGATCTCGTCACCCATGTCGGGCGAGACCGCCTCGTGCTTGAGGCACAGTCGTTGCGGCCCACCGGGTCATCAGTCGATGGCGTGCCCGAGTTGAAGGACTACGTGCCTGAGCGCTTCGATGTGCGCACCATGGCGGTGCGCAATTTTCCGGATCGCTGGGCACCCTGGGATAGCCAGAAGGTGATTGGGGACATCTTCAATCCCAAGCTCTCGCTGCCCTGTCCCGTCTTGCAGACGGCTTGTGGGGTGATCCCCAACCAGGAGTCTTCTGAAGCAAAGGCCGGCTACAAGTTCGTACGCACCAGCTCGCTTGCGGAAGGCAAGGGCGTGAAGCTTGTGCCCAAGCTGCGTACCGAAGCGGCTGAGTGGCAGTTCGTGGCCGACCGGGTCAAGCAGGGCGAGAAGCTCGTGTCCTGCTACTATGCTGTCACGATCATCGCCCCGAAGGGCCGGGGCGAGCCCTGCGAGCGGACCCTGAAGGCTCTCTACAAGGCGAGCGGGTGGGATCTGATTGACGAAACCCATATCCAGCTTCCCGCCTTCATGGCGCACTTTCCGCTGCTGCTGGCTGACGGGCTCGACAGCGACCTCAAGCGAATGAAGCGCATGCGCACCATGCGCTCGGCGAATCTTGCCGCGATTGCGCCGATCCAGGGCGAATACATCGGCGGCAACATCCCGCACCTGCTCTTCATCGGACGCCGAGGGCAGCCGCAATTCTGGTCACCCTTCCAGAACAGTGCCGGCAACCACAATGTCGCGATCTCGGGCAAGTCCGGTTCGGGCAAGTCAGTGCTGCTACAGGACCTCACGGCTAGTTTTGCAGGGGTAGGGGCCAAGACCATCGTGATCGATGACGGCCGCAGCTTCGAGCATATGGCCAAGGCGCTGGGCGGGACCTTCACCGAGTTCAAGCTGTCTTCGGGCATTTCGATCAACCCGTTTCGGATGATCGACGAGACCCTTGCCGAAGGGGACGACGATTATCTGGTGGACTGCCTTGCGATGCTCAAATCCATCGTTTCGCAGATGGCGCGCAACGAGACCCGGCTCAATGACACAGAACGCGGGCTGATCGACCAGGCGGTCAATCTTGTTTGGGACACCCATGGGCGGGACGGCACAATCGATCACGTGATGCAGGCCCTCAAGGGCCACGAGCATCCCTTCGCCTATGATCTGGCGACCTCGCTGCTGCCGTTCGCTGCAAAGGGAACCTATGGGAAGTTCTTCCTTGGCGATGCCAACCTTGATCTGTCGGCCGATCTTACCGTGTTTGAGCTCTCGGACCTTGCGACCCGGGTGGAGCTGCGCGGCGTCGTTCTGACCTCGATCATGTTCATTGCCTCGCAGGTTATGCGCCGGATGGACCGCGCGATCCCGAAACCGCTGATCATCGATGAGGCCTGGCAGATGCTGAAGGGTGGGGCGATGGCCGACTTCGTCGAGACCTATTCGCGCACCTGCCGCAAATATGGCGGCGCGCTGATCACCGCGACGCAGTCGATCCACGATTACTACAAATCCGAAGGCTCGCGGGCCGCCCTCGAAAACTCCGACTGGTTCCTCATCCTCCAGCAGAAGGGCGAGACCATCTCGGATTTTCGCAATTCGGATCGGTTCGAGATGGACAACATGACCGAGGCTTTGCTGCGGTCACTGAAGCGGAACGGCACCGACTATTCGGACATCTTCATCCGGGGTCCAGAGACCGAATGCGTCGCTCGGCTCGTCCTCGACCGGTTTTCGGGCACGCTCTATTCATCGAGCCCGCACGTTTTCGCTCAGATCGAGGACTATTTGCACCGTGGCTACCGGATGCCCGAAGCGATCGAGGCAGTCGCATTCCCTGAACAACATCAGGTGCCTGAAGATCTTCCGATGAGGGAGGCTGCGGAATGA
- the trbC gene encoding type-F conjugative transfer system pilin assembly protein TrbC: MNRRGLFPALAASLLLGVTAVVAQDLTDFDPKAIEARADTFKADAQALFDYATANAQTQGEEAQTVVAQGYEAVEGLDVSQIAGKDGPVDFDEMVAGARAGMARPKGAPLFVAFASLSMPEEALAQMIADTTKAGGVVVFRGFSTGNPQTFISGIRKVVDQSGASNVAIDPRLFRSFGVDRVPTYVALATDFEPCDQLDCVTAPPPHDRISGNTSVAYVLETFAGAGGPGAPVARLALANLRGKR, from the coding sequence ATGAATCGCAGAGGACTCTTCCCCGCTCTCGCCGCCAGCCTGCTGCTTGGTGTGACCGCCGTCGTTGCTCAGGATTTGACGGACTTTGATCCCAAAGCGATCGAGGCGCGGGCCGATACATTCAAGGCCGACGCCCAGGCGCTCTTCGACTATGCTACCGCCAACGCGCAAACCCAAGGCGAAGAGGCGCAGACGGTTGTCGCGCAAGGCTATGAGGCGGTTGAAGGCCTGGATGTCTCGCAGATCGCGGGGAAAGATGGCCCCGTCGACTTCGACGAAATGGTGGCTGGCGCCAGGGCCGGCATGGCCCGCCCCAAGGGTGCGCCGCTGTTTGTGGCCTTCGCGAGCCTGTCGATGCCCGAAGAGGCGCTCGCACAGATGATCGCTGACACGACCAAGGCAGGCGGCGTTGTCGTTTTCCGCGGCTTCTCCACCGGCAATCCGCAGACCTTCATCAGCGGTATCCGCAAGGTTGTCGACCAGTCTGGCGCAAGCAATGTGGCAATCGATCCCCGGCTGTTTCGATCCTTCGGTGTCGACCGGGTTCCCACCTATGTGGCTCTCGCGACCGATTTCGAGCCCTGCGATCAGCTCGATTGTGTGACCGCGCCGCCGCCGCATGATCGCATCTCAGGCAATACCAGTGTGGCTTATGTGCTCGAGACCTTCGCCGGGGCGGGCGGGCCGGGCGCGCCGGTTGCCCGTCTAGCTCTTGCCAATCTGAGGGGGAAAAGGTGA
- the traU gene encoding conjugal transfer pilus assembly protein TraU gives MRSRLLALLLGFASLFMAASVLAPPVLAQGLPSGPGRCSGSFVNPVTDVCWGCMFPLSLGSLKIWPSSRADTDNPDLPICACGTPVPRIGLAIGFWEPVRLIDVSTKPWCFPNLGGIKLDPGFPIGNGYASDGAQLGGQSQRTAKYHVHYYIYPLLYWLEVVTDFLCLEASSFDVAYMSEIDPLWQDDELASLLNPEAALFTSVIAQAACSADCISASARLPMDELFWCSGCQGSMYPMNGNVGANIGIKQSARLAAERMVYKLHRQGLAWGTSGSKALCSKYIMPILKKSQYRMQQVNPTPMVSGREACSPIGATTILPKSGQVYPVKGEDVGFLLWRKRNCCML, from the coding sequence ATGCGCTCTAGGCTCCTTGCGCTCCTCCTGGGCTTTGCGTCCCTGTTCATGGCGGCATCCGTGCTGGCTCCCCCGGTTCTGGCTCAGGGTCTTCCCAGCGGGCCTGGTCGGTGCTCAGGCAGTTTCGTCAATCCGGTGACCGATGTGTGCTGGGGCTGCATGTTCCCCTTGTCGCTGGGCTCGCTCAAGATCTGGCCATCATCGCGTGCCGACACCGACAATCCGGATCTTCCGATCTGCGCCTGCGGCACGCCGGTGCCGCGCATCGGCCTTGCGATCGGGTTCTGGGAGCCGGTCCGGCTGATTGATGTCTCGACCAAGCCGTGGTGCTTTCCGAACCTTGGCGGCATCAAGCTCGACCCCGGCTTTCCGATCGGTAACGGTTATGCCTCGGACGGCGCGCAGCTAGGGGGCCAGTCCCAGCGCACCGCCAAATACCACGTGCACTATTACATCTACCCGCTTCTGTACTGGCTCGAAGTGGTGACCGATTTCCTGTGTCTCGAGGCGAGCTCGTTCGACGTTGCCTATATGAGCGAGATCGATCCGCTTTGGCAGGACGACGAGCTGGCATCTCTCCTCAATCCCGAGGCCGCGCTTTTCACCTCAGTCATCGCGCAGGCCGCCTGCTCAGCCGATTGCATCTCGGCCAGCGCAAGATTGCCTATGGACGAGCTGTTCTGGTGCTCTGGTTGCCAGGGTTCGATGTATCCGATGAACGGCAATGTTGGTGCCAATATCGGCATCAAGCAGTCAGCGCGGCTCGCGGCCGAGCGCATGGTCTACAAGCTCCACCGTCAGGGTCTGGCCTGGGGCACCAGCGGATCGAAAGCGCTGTGTTCCAAGTACATCATGCCGATCCTCAAGAAGAGCCAGTACCGGATGCAGCAGGTAAATCCGACGCCCATGGTGAGTGGCCGCGAAGCCTGTTCTCCGATTGGAGCGACCACGATCTTGCCCAAATCTGGGCAGGTCTATCCCGTCAAAGGCGAGGATGTCGGCTTCCTCCTCTGGCGCAAACGCAATTGTTGCATGCTGTGA
- a CDS encoding TraB/VirB10 family protein, whose amino-acid sequence MDFLKRKSKDLDGAETDGRDAVDETGSIIDNDKAQKRQRMLFFGLGGVAVVASTMYVLRTETVVEEATKPGHETEVSTDALMNRQRVDQEWMAIYEGQVNSQDQRLKGVEAQAGQVAQLQSEIQALRGENAAMARDGQQVLEAYERENQQLRQQVTRGNPRPTAPGPVAAAREMGVPSPAASGAPSAALPRRGNDVQMVSFAQAGGTGSRIDPAKAPAVYTDSPNYLPPNSIANATVVVGVDATTNTRSQSDPLPVLLRITGPARSVYGDGKLLATRVQGCMVNGAAYGDLSSEKVYVKLQRMTCAQPGGRFAVSEVKGFIAFGGKVGVRGRVVSREGSLTTQAFLAGLVSGVGNAFQGANQIPRISQDPVLPSASDVGIQAIGGGAANAGNTLSDYLIERAEQYQPVVEMPTGAAVEVVFLDGTFIRN is encoded by the coding sequence ATGGATTTTCTCAAGCGCAAGTCCAAGGATCTGGATGGCGCCGAGACCGATGGCCGCGATGCGGTCGATGAAACGGGTTCGATCATCGACAATGACAAGGCACAGAAGCGGCAGAGAATGCTGTTTTTCGGGCTCGGTGGTGTCGCGGTCGTGGCTTCGACCATGTATGTCTTGCGGACGGAAACCGTGGTCGAAGAGGCAACCAAGCCTGGGCACGAGACCGAGGTGTCAACCGATGCCCTGATGAACCGCCAGCGCGTCGATCAGGAATGGATGGCCATCTACGAAGGCCAGGTCAATTCTCAGGATCAGCGCCTCAAAGGCGTAGAGGCGCAGGCCGGTCAGGTTGCACAATTGCAGAGCGAGATTCAGGCGTTGCGGGGTGAAAATGCCGCGATGGCGCGCGACGGGCAGCAGGTGCTCGAGGCTTATGAGCGTGAGAACCAGCAACTGCGCCAGCAGGTTACCAGGGGCAACCCCCGCCCGACTGCCCCCGGGCCGGTCGCGGCTGCCCGTGAGATGGGCGTGCCTTCGCCGGCTGCGTCCGGCGCACCTTCCGCCGCATTGCCCCGCCGCGGCAACGATGTGCAGATGGTGTCTTTCGCGCAAGCGGGCGGGACGGGCTCGCGCATTGATCCGGCCAAGGCCCCTGCGGTTTACACCGACTCCCCGAACTACCTCCCACCCAACTCGATCGCGAATGCTACCGTGGTGGTCGGCGTTGATGCGACGACCAATACCCGCAGCCAGAGTGACCCTCTACCGGTTCTTCTGCGTATCACCGGGCCGGCGCGCTCGGTCTATGGTGACGGCAAGCTGCTCGCGACCCGCGTGCAGGGCTGCATGGTCAATGGTGCGGCTTACGGCGATCTCTCCAGCGAAAAGGTCTATGTGAAGCTGCAGCGCATGACCTGCGCGCAGCCCGGCGGGCGCTTTGCGGTGTCAGAGGTCAAGGGCTTCATTGCCTTTGGCGGCAAAGTCGGCGTTCGCGGACGCGTTGTCAGCCGTGAAGGCTCGCTGACCACGCAAGCGTTTCTCGCAGGGCTGGTGAGCGGGGTGGGCAACGCCTTCCAGGGCGCCAACCAGATCCCCCGGATTTCCCAAGATCCCGTGCTCCCGTCAGCTTCCGATGTCGGCATTCAGGCCATTGGCGGCGGCGCGGCGAACGCCGGGAACACTCTCTCCGATTATCTGATCGAACGGGCCGAGCAATATCAGCCGGTCGTCGAGATGCCCACCGGTGCTGCGGTCGAGGTCGTTTTCCTCGACGGCACCTTTATCAGGAATTGA
- a CDS encoding DsbC family protein, translating into MEFKWTTWKVAGAALALTGSLAAIAAAAHAAAADDAATIKAALVKRLPKTEITTIDCDKIEGVCEVQARQNLFYIDRSARYLIIGRVYDMETKQDLTAARLLEMNPDMLVGAGGAGESQEGAAEPTQARQAGAGGAGPLPRIDLAALAALPSSGSVVMGKGGRTLTVFSDFRCGYCKRLHETLATLDVKVVERPISVLGTRPISEAVICASDKRRAVNEAYDGGAITSGRRCDTSGLDANEAFARKHGFTGTPVIVRDDGAVLHGFRPREFLETWLKEKVS; encoded by the coding sequence ATGGAATTCAAATGGACCACATGGAAGGTGGCAGGGGCCGCCCTCGCGCTCACTGGCTCCCTCGCTGCAATTGCAGCCGCCGCTCATGCCGCGGCGGCAGACGACGCTGCGACGATCAAGGCAGCGCTGGTCAAACGTCTCCCCAAGACCGAGATCACCACGATCGACTGCGACAAGATCGAGGGCGTTTGCGAAGTTCAGGCACGCCAGAACCTCTTCTACATCGACCGCTCGGCGCGCTATCTCATCATTGGCCGTGTCTACGACATGGAAACCAAGCAGGATCTCACAGCCGCTCGGTTGCTCGAAATGAACCCGGACATGCTGGTTGGCGCTGGGGGCGCTGGCGAGAGCCAAGAGGGCGCGGCCGAACCAACACAGGCACGTCAGGCAGGGGCGGGCGGCGCAGGGCCACTGCCACGTATCGATCTCGCAGCGCTGGCAGCTCTGCCCTCGAGCGGCAGCGTCGTGATGGGCAAGGGTGGCCGGACGCTCACCGTCTTCAGCGATTTCCGGTGCGGGTATTGCAAACGCCTCCACGAAACCCTCGCGACGCTCGACGTCAAGGTCGTTGAGCGACCGATTTCGGTTCTCGGCACCCGTCCAATCTCAGAGGCGGTCATCTGTGCGAGCGACAAGCGCCGCGCGGTGAACGAAGCCTATGACGGAGGCGCGATCACGAGCGGTCGGCGCTGCGATACCTCGGGCCTCGATGCCAATGAGGCCTTTGCGAGGAAGCATGGGTTCACCGGCACCCCGGTCATTGTGCGCGACGATGGCGCTGTCCTCCACGGCTTCCGCCCTCGCGAGTTCCTTGAAACCTGGCTGAAGGAGAAGGTGTCATGA